One genomic window of Candidatus Pseudobacter hemicellulosilyticus includes the following:
- a CDS encoding NUMOD4 domain-containing protein, producing the protein MSKVTLPYLNLSLANIDGERWKDIPGLEGYFKISNKGRVKRLAYEAVYSNGVIYRERPMIMKPYVHKHRNEFKGDFKSYLSITLTVEGIRYRYTVARLVYNAFVAPMDLHDQETVIFYKDGNSFNLLPSNLRSASLSEKQKRIKELHRSPSPLHKLSRRQILERLQKAREKRMKPVTQYCFSGKKIQSYPSAREAARNTDGNASNILQVAKGNAITAGGYLWRFGSARRIDKLPVRGGRQSPYFKMK; encoded by the coding sequence ATGTCAAAAGTTACATTACCTTATCTTAACCTCTCTCTTGCAAACATTGATGGAGAACGCTGGAAAGACATTCCCGGTCTTGAAGGCTATTTTAAGATCTCCAACAAGGGAAGAGTCAAACGCCTGGCCTACGAGGCCGTCTACAGTAACGGGGTGATTTACCGGGAACGCCCTATGATCATGAAACCTTATGTGCACAAACACCGCAATGAGTTCAAGGGGGATTTCAAATCCTACCTGAGCATTACACTGACGGTGGAAGGCATCCGGTACCGATACACGGTAGCGCGCCTGGTGTACAACGCTTTTGTGGCGCCAATGGACCTGCATGACCAGGAGACTGTCATCTTCTACAAGGATGGCAATTCCTTCAATCTCCTGCCGTCCAACCTGCGGTCCGCCTCACTCAGCGAAAAACAGAAGCGGATCAAGGAGCTGCATCGCTCTCCTTCGCCCTTGCACAAGCTCAGCCGCCGCCAGATCCTGGAGCGTCTGCAGAAGGCCCGGGAAAAACGGATGAAACCGGTGACGCAGTACTGCTTCAGCGGGAAAAAGATCCAGTCTTATCCCAGCGCCCGGGAAGCTGCCCGTAATACCGATGGCAATGCTTCCAATATTCTGCAGGTGGCTAAGGGGAATGCCATCACGGCCGGCGGCTATCTCTGGCGCTTTGGCAGTGCAAGACGCATTGACAAGCTGCCAGTAAGAGGAGGCCGGCAGTCGCCCTATTTCAAAATGAAATAA
- a CDS encoding sodium:solute symporter, with product MNFLGTIDWIFLILYLLVIAGVSVWSIRKSKESASDYFLANRNLGWFVIGASILASNVGSEHIVGLAGSAARSGTVLGHYELHSYIVLILGWVFVPFYMRSMVYTMPEFLERRFNPQARRLLSIIQLLSYVITKASVTIFAGALVFNQFLGVDFWTGAIILVVVTGVYTVFGGLHAVMYTEAIQAIVLLLGSLVLLIFGLREVGGWDSLMAAVPKEKLNMFPPLSDPDFPWLGILFASPIVGLWYWCTDQHIVQRCLAGRNEQEARRGTIFAAYLKLMPFFIFLIPGLIAYVLHSQGKLELDDTNAAFPAMVKQIMPHGLRGLLAGGLLAALMASLASVYNACSTLYTMDIYKKQYPNASEKQLVRVGRIATAVVVVLGMAWIPLMGRISSGLYDYLQSVQSYLAPPIAAVFLLGVFFKRLNAKGAYTAMVVGFLLGLAKLTLQLFQTELTEGGLLHSYATINFLYFCIYLFLFSVAIMVVVSLVTPAPDEAHIRGLTFATTVAEDKAASRASWNKWDVILSLIVVIIIVGIFTYFSPLGIAR from the coding sequence ATGAATTTTTTAGGAACCATCGACTGGATCTTCCTGATCCTTTACCTGCTGGTGATTGCCGGTGTCTCGGTCTGGTCCATCCGTAAAAGCAAGGAGTCCGCTTCGGATTATTTCCTGGCCAACCGGAACCTGGGCTGGTTCGTGATCGGCGCCTCCATCCTGGCCTCCAATGTAGGCTCGGAGCATATTGTAGGGCTTGCCGGCTCTGCCGCCCGTTCGGGCACGGTACTGGGGCACTATGAACTGCACTCCTACATTGTGCTCATCCTGGGATGGGTCTTTGTGCCTTTTTACATGCGCAGTATGGTGTATACCATGCCGGAATTCCTGGAGCGGCGTTTCAACCCGCAGGCCAGGCGGCTGCTCTCCATCATCCAGCTGCTGAGTTACGTGATCACCAAGGCTTCGGTCACTATTTTTGCCGGCGCCCTCGTGTTCAACCAGTTCCTGGGCGTTGATTTCTGGACGGGCGCTATCATCCTGGTGGTGGTCACCGGAGTATATACCGTGTTCGGCGGCCTGCATGCCGTGATGTACACGGAAGCTATCCAGGCCATTGTACTGCTCCTCGGTTCCCTGGTGCTGCTCATATTCGGACTGCGGGAGGTAGGTGGCTGGGACAGCCTCATGGCTGCTGTTCCCAAAGAAAAACTGAATATGTTCCCGCCGCTCAGTGATCCCGACTTCCCCTGGCTGGGCATTCTCTTTGCCTCGCCCATTGTGGGCCTCTGGTACTGGTGTACGGACCAGCATATTGTGCAGCGCTGCCTGGCCGGCCGCAATGAGCAGGAAGCGCGCAGGGGGACCATCTTTGCGGCCTATCTCAAGCTGATGCCTTTCTTCATCTTCCTGATCCCCGGCCTGATTGCCTATGTACTGCATTCACAGGGTAAACTGGAGCTGGATGATACCAATGCTGCTTTTCCCGCCATGGTGAAACAGATCATGCCGCATGGCCTGCGGGGCCTGCTGGCCGGCGGGCTGCTGGCTGCCCTCATGGCTTCCCTGGCTTCCGTATACAATGCCTGTTCCACTTTATATACCATGGATATTTACAAAAAGCAATATCCCAACGCCTCTGAGAAACAATTGGTGCGGGTAGGACGGATAGCCACGGCGGTAGTAGTGGTGCTGGGCATGGCCTGGATCCCGCTGATGGGCCGGATCTCTTCAGGGCTGTATGATTATCTCCAGAGTGTGCAGAGTTACCTGGCGCCGCCTATTGCTGCTGTATTCCTGCTGGGTGTTTTCTTCAAAAGGCTGAATGCCAAAGGCGCGTATACCGCCATGGTGGTGGGTTTCCTGCTGGGCCTGGCCAAGCTGACCCTGCAGCTGTTCCAGACGGAACTGACGGAAGGCGGACTGCTGCATAGCTATGCAACCATTAACTTCCTGTACTTCTGTATCTACCTCTTCCTGTTCAGCGTGGCCATCATGGTAGTGGTGAGCCTGGTGACGCCCGCGCCTGATGAGGCACATATCCGCGGCCTCACCTTCGCTACTACCGTGGCTGAGGACAAAGCGGCGAGCCGCGCCAGCTGGAATAAGTGGGATGTAATACTGTCATTGATCGTAGTCATAATTATTGTAGGCATCTTTACTTATTTTTCGCCGCTGGGTATAGCCCGGTAA
- the xylA gene encoding xylose isomerase — MNPVIGQKEYFKGVPAIAYEGPGTDNPLAFRWYNAQQTVAGKPMQEWLRFACAYWHSFCGSGADPFGEPTHLFPWSEKADAVDRAKDKADAAFEFITKLGLPYYCFHDVDVVDYTNDVAENDRRLQAITQYLSAKQKESGVKLLWGTANLFSNRRYMNGAATNPDFHVLAHAGAQVKAALDATIALNGENYVFWGGREGYMSLLNTNMKREKDHLARFLHAAKDYARKNGFKGVFFIEPKPCEPSKHQYDYDSETVIGFLRQYDLLNDFKLNIEVNHATLAGHTFQHELQVAADAGLLGSIDANRGDYQNGWDTDQFPTNINELAEAMLVILEAGGFGGGGINFDAKIRRNSTDPEDLFHAHIGGMDTFARALLVADKVLSAGQYKQLRQARYASFDSGKGKAFEEGALSLEDLRAFAIEKGEPAVLSGRQEYLENLINRFI; from the coding sequence ATGAATCCCGTAATCGGACAGAAAGAATATTTCAAAGGCGTGCCCGCCATTGCCTATGAAGGTCCTGGCACTGATAATCCACTGGCCTTCCGCTGGTACAATGCACAACAGACCGTGGCCGGAAAACCCATGCAGGAATGGCTGCGCTTTGCCTGCGCCTACTGGCATAGCTTCTGCGGCAGTGGTGCAGATCCCTTTGGTGAGCCTACGCATCTTTTTCCCTGGAGTGAAAAGGCGGATGCCGTGGACCGGGCCAAAGACAAGGCCGACGCTGCTTTTGAGTTCATCACTAAATTAGGCCTGCCCTATTACTGCTTCCATGATGTGGATGTGGTGGACTATACCAATGATGTAGCGGAGAATGATCGCCGTCTGCAGGCCATCACACAATACCTGTCGGCCAAACAGAAAGAAAGTGGCGTGAAACTGCTCTGGGGCACCGCCAATCTTTTCTCCAACCGTCGTTATATGAATGGCGCCGCCACCAATCCTGATTTCCATGTGCTGGCCCATGCCGGCGCGCAGGTGAAGGCAGCGCTGGATGCTACCATTGCGCTCAATGGCGAGAACTATGTGTTCTGGGGTGGCAGGGAAGGGTATATGAGCCTGCTCAATACCAATATGAAACGCGAAAAGGACCACCTGGCCCGCTTCCTGCATGCGGCAAAGGATTACGCAAGGAAAAACGGTTTCAAAGGCGTTTTCTTCATTGAGCCCAAGCCCTGTGAGCCCAGTAAGCACCAGTATGATTACGATAGCGAGACCGTGATCGGTTTCCTGCGCCAGTACGACCTCCTGAATGATTTCAAGCTCAATATAGAAGTGAACCACGCCACGCTGGCGGGCCATACTTTCCAGCATGAGCTGCAGGTGGCCGCCGATGCGGGCCTGCTGGGTTCTATTGACGCCAACCGGGGCGACTACCAGAATGGCTGGGATACCGACCAGTTCCCCACTAATATCAATGAGCTGGCGGAAGCCATGCTGGTGATCCTGGAAGCCGGTGGCTTTGGTGGCGGCGGCATCAACTTCGATGCAAAGATCCGGCGCAACAGTACGGACCCGGAAGACCTGTTCCATGCACATATCGGCGGGATGGATACGTTTGCGCGTGCCTTGCTGGTGGCGGATAAAGTGCTGTCGGCCGGTCAGTACAAACAGCTGCGTCAGGCCCGGTATGCTTCCTTCGACAGCGGGAAAGGCAAAGCGTTTGAAGAAGGGGCCCTGTCCCTGGAAGACCTGCGCGCCTTCGCCATTGAAAAAGGAGAGCCGGCCGTACTGAGCGGCAGGCAGGAATACCTCGAAAACCTGATCAACCGATTTATCTAA
- a CDS encoding FGGY family carbohydrate kinase: MLLLGIDTGTSAIKVSIVDAASQRLVASAQYPETETGILSVQPGWAEQHPDTWWQHIQQAIAKCHASGVYDPLDIAAIGIAYQMHGLVLVDQQQQVLRPAIIWCDSRAVDIGDKAFHCIGEERCLRQLLNSPGNFTASKLAWVKANEPAIYEKIHRVLLPGDFVAMRLTGDTTTSVSALSEGVFWDFHNNQLSEDVLRYFGFPRSIFPNIQPVFSPHGYLLASVASSLGLKAGIPVGYKAGDQPNNALALNVLQPGEVATTAGTSGVIYGVTDTLGYDTASRINGFAHVNHLLPGTDGTAQTRIGVLLCINGTGIFNRWIRQLAGAQLSYAALNAAAAAIPAGAEGLRALPFGNGAERMLSNRLLGAQLQNIDLNIHGTGHLVRAVQEGIAFAFRYGLDIMRENGINPSVARAGRSNLFLSDVFTQSFVNTNQVAVEFFEGDGSYGAALGAGIGAGIYDSPAAAAGNRQRTGIVEPDTRQAAHYEGLYQEWKALLEEQLNRQQH; encoded by the coding sequence ATGTTGTTGCTTGGAATTGACACAGGTACTTCGGCTATCAAGGTGTCCATTGTGGATGCCGCCAGCCAGCGCCTGGTAGCCTCGGCCCAGTACCCCGAAACAGAAACCGGTATTTTATCGGTACAGCCAGGATGGGCGGAACAACACCCGGACACCTGGTGGCAGCATATTCAGCAGGCCATCGCAAAATGCCATGCCAGCGGCGTCTATGATCCGCTGGATATTGCCGCCATCGGCATCGCTTACCAGATGCACGGGCTGGTGCTGGTGGACCAGCAGCAGCAGGTGCTGCGACCGGCTATTATCTGGTGTGACAGCCGCGCCGTGGACATTGGCGACAAGGCCTTTCACTGCATTGGGGAAGAACGCTGCCTGCGGCAGCTCCTCAACTCTCCCGGTAATTTCACCGCCAGCAAACTGGCCTGGGTCAAAGCCAATGAGCCGGCCATTTATGAAAAGATCCACCGCGTGCTGCTGCCCGGCGATTTTGTAGCCATGCGCCTCACCGGTGATACCACTACCAGCGTATCGGCCCTCTCAGAAGGCGTGTTCTGGGATTTCCACAATAACCAGCTCTCCGAAGATGTGCTGCGCTATTTCGGTTTTCCGCGTTCCATCTTCCCCAATATCCAACCCGTTTTTTCGCCGCATGGTTACCTGCTGGCCAGTGTGGCAAGCAGCCTGGGCCTGAAAGCCGGCATTCCCGTTGGGTATAAAGCCGGCGATCAGCCCAACAACGCCCTTGCCCTGAATGTACTCCAGCCCGGCGAAGTAGCTACTACGGCGGGCACCAGCGGTGTGATCTACGGCGTTACCGATACACTGGGCTATGATACCGCCTCGCGCATCAACGGTTTTGCGCATGTCAATCACCTGCTGCCTGGAACTGACGGCACAGCGCAAACGCGGATAGGCGTACTGCTGTGCATCAACGGCACCGGCATTTTCAACCGCTGGATCAGACAGCTGGCCGGCGCACAGCTTTCCTACGCTGCGCTGAATGCCGCTGCTGCTGCTATCCCTGCCGGTGCAGAAGGATTGCGGGCCCTGCCTTTTGGCAACGGCGCTGAAAGGATGCTGTCCAACCGCCTGCTCGGCGCGCAATTGCAAAATATTGACCTCAATATCCATGGTACGGGCCACCTGGTGCGGGCTGTGCAGGAAGGTATTGCCTTCGCTTTCCGTTACGGACTGGACATCATGCGGGAGAATGGCATCAACCCCTCCGTGGCCAGGGCCGGCAGGTCCAACCTTTTTCTGAGCGATGTGTTCACCCAATCTTTTGTCAATACCAACCAGGTTGCCGTGGAATTTTTTGAAGGCGATGGCAGCTATGGTGCGGCCCTGGGGGCTGGTATAGGCGCCGGCATCTATGATAGTCCTGCCGCTGCCGCCGGTAACCGCCAGCGGACCGGCATAGTGGAACCGGATACCCGGCAGGCAGCCCATTATGAAGGGCTTTACCAGGAATGGAAAGCGCTGCTGGAAGAACAACTCAACAGACAACAACATTAA
- a CDS encoding LacI family DNA-binding transcriptional regulator — MKSKKDITIYDIAQKLSLSSATVSRALKDHPAISKNTRKRIQEAAREMGYRHNNFASNLRRQKTNTIGVMVHELNSSFITSALAGIEKVTTEAGYDLIIAHSSESFKKEAANALNLFHKRVDGVIASLAFDTEGLEHFKPFAEKDIPVIFFDRVEENTESTKVIIDNHRCGYEATQHLITQGCKRIVLVTASLKRNVYAQRHNGYADALSAYQIPYNPDHVLIKDLSEAGGVEAAKEILRMDPRPDGAFITNDFSAAVCMQALKEQGLRIPQDIAIVGFNNDAISKIVEPRLTTIDYPGIDIGEIAARNLINHLAGVSDIRFTNTIVVRSELIVRASSLKKDHPSTH, encoded by the coding sequence ATGAAATCAAAAAAAGACATTACCATCTACGATATTGCGCAGAAACTGTCCCTGTCCTCCGCCACGGTGAGCCGCGCCCTCAAAGACCATCCGGCCATCAGCAAGAACACCCGCAAGCGCATCCAGGAAGCAGCCCGTGAAATGGGCTATCGCCATAATAATTTCGCCAGCAACCTCCGCAGACAGAAGACCAATACCATCGGCGTGATGGTGCATGAGCTCAACAGTTCCTTTATCACTTCCGCCCTGGCCGGTATTGAAAAAGTGACCACCGAAGCCGGTTACGACCTCATCATCGCCCACTCTTCTGAAAGCTTTAAAAAGGAAGCCGCCAACGCGCTCAACCTCTTCCACAAAAGAGTGGACGGCGTGATCGCCTCCCTGGCCTTTGATACAGAAGGACTGGAGCATTTCAAACCCTTTGCAGAAAAAGATATCCCGGTCATCTTCTTTGACCGCGTGGAAGAGAATACAGAAAGCACCAAGGTCATCATTGACAACCACCGCTGCGGCTACGAGGCCACCCAGCACCTGATCACCCAGGGCTGCAAACGCATTGTCCTGGTGACCGCCAGTCTGAAACGGAACGTATACGCCCAGCGGCATAACGGCTATGCTGATGCGCTGTCTGCTTACCAGATCCCCTATAACCCTGATCATGTCCTGATCAAGGACCTCAGCGAGGCCGGCGGCGTGGAAGCCGCCAAAGAGATCCTGCGCATGGATCCCAGGCCGGACGGGGCTTTCATCACCAACGACTTTTCCGCCGCCGTCTGCATGCAGGCGCTTAAAGAGCAGGGGCTGCGCATCCCGCAGGATATTGCTATTGTTGGTTTCAATAATGACGCCATCAGCAAGATCGTGGAGCCCCGGCTCACCACCATTGATTATCCCGGCATCGATATCGGTGAGATAGCCGCCAGGAATCTCATCAATCACCTTGCCGGTGTTTCGGATATCCGCTTTACCAATACCATTGTAGTGCGCTCGGAACTGATTGTGCGGGCATCCTCCCTGAAGAAAGATCATCCATCCACTCATTAA
- a CDS encoding glycoside hydrolase family 3 C-terminal domain-containing protein, which translates to MKLLLPFLLLLVICQLAAGQDYRAYPMWNEQLPVEQRVKDLVGRLTLEEKVAQMLNAAPAVPRLGIPAYDWWNEVLHGVARTPFRTTVFPQAIGMAATFDTASLHRMADISATEGRAIQRLAVEQGRTSERYLGLTYWTPNINIFRDPRWGRGQETYGEDPFLTASLGSAFVRGLQGDDPNYLKAAACAKHYAVHSGPEPSRHEFNAEVSPYDLWDTYLPAFKELVTNAKVAGVMCAYNAFRKAPCCASDELMNDILRRQWQFNGYVTSDCWAIDDFFRFHKTHPDATTAAADAVLHGTDVECGVQVYKTLVDAVKKGLLTEQQLDISLHRLFSIRYRLGMFDAPENVPYALTPASVLESDPHKAHALKMAQQSIVLLKNAHNTLPLSKQLKKIAVLGPNADNNISVLGNYNGLPSRIVTILEGIREKLGPQTTILYEKAIDFTTDTVFHATPLHPFYSTEAGRGVSVAYFNNTKLEGDPVLTRTEKDIDCFYSEGTSPAPAIKPAHFSARYTTYLTAPRTGSLTLEIEGDDGFRFYADDKLLIDAWQYKKGASTTTLSLQQGQRIRLVLEYWQGEGNAQLRLRTGQRGPVDRKALLEKLKDVDAIIFAGGISPELEGEEMPVQVPGFKGGDRTSIQLPAVQTSLLKTLQSTGKRVVFVLMTGSAIALPWEQEQLPAILNAWYGGQSAGTAIADVLFGDYNPAGRLPVTFYKSDADLPDFNSYDMKGRTYRYFSGTPLYPFGYGLSYTSFRYDMLKLPATIKAGQPVTIEVRVTNTGKTAGEEVTQLYLSYPKDQQPAPLRALKGFQRLALQPGESRTLQFVLSPEALSLVNANGQLFQPKGGLQISVGGGQPGMQLPGSGNVLTKALIVK; encoded by the coding sequence ATGAAACTATTGCTGCCATTCCTGCTGCTCCTGGTGATCTGCCAGCTGGCTGCAGGCCAGGACTATCGTGCCTACCCTATGTGGAACGAACAGCTGCCCGTTGAACAAAGAGTGAAGGACCTGGTGGGGCGACTGACACTCGAAGAGAAAGTGGCCCAGATGCTGAATGCCGCTCCGGCTGTGCCGCGACTGGGTATCCCGGCCTACGACTGGTGGAACGAAGTACTGCACGGCGTAGCCCGCACCCCTTTCCGCACCACCGTGTTCCCGCAGGCCATTGGCATGGCCGCCACTTTTGATACCGCCTCCCTGCACCGCATGGCGGATATCTCCGCCACGGAAGGTCGCGCCATCCAGCGTTTGGCCGTTGAGCAGGGCCGCACCAGCGAGCGCTACCTGGGCCTCACCTACTGGACGCCCAATATCAATATTTTCCGTGATCCCCGCTGGGGCCGCGGCCAGGAAACCTATGGGGAAGATCCTTTTCTCACCGCCAGCCTGGGCAGTGCTTTTGTCCGCGGCCTGCAGGGTGACGATCCCAATTACCTCAAAGCCGCCGCCTGCGCCAAACATTATGCGGTACACAGCGGACCTGAACCCAGTCGCCACGAGTTCAACGCCGAGGTCAGCCCCTATGATCTCTGGGATACCTACCTGCCAGCTTTCAAAGAACTGGTCACCAACGCAAAGGTGGCCGGCGTGATGTGCGCCTACAACGCCTTCCGAAAAGCGCCCTGCTGCGCCAGCGATGAACTGATGAATGATATCCTGCGCCGGCAATGGCAGTTCAACGGTTATGTTACCAGCGACTGCTGGGCTATTGATGATTTTTTCCGCTTCCACAAGACCCACCCGGACGCCACCACCGCCGCTGCCGATGCCGTACTGCATGGCACCGATGTGGAATGCGGCGTACAGGTCTACAAAACACTGGTGGACGCTGTCAAAAAAGGACTGCTCACCGAACAGCAGCTGGACATTTCCCTCCATCGTCTCTTCAGCATCCGTTATCGCCTGGGCATGTTTGACGCACCGGAAAATGTTCCTTACGCATTGACACCGGCTTCCGTGCTGGAAAGCGATCCGCATAAAGCGCATGCCCTGAAGATGGCGCAGCAGTCTATTGTCCTGCTCAAGAACGCCCATAATACCCTGCCCCTGTCAAAGCAGTTGAAAAAGATCGCCGTCCTCGGCCCCAATGCCGATAACAATATTTCCGTGCTGGGCAATTACAATGGCCTGCCCTCCCGGATTGTTACTATCCTGGAAGGCATCCGTGAAAAGCTGGGCCCCCAGACAACGATCCTCTATGAAAAGGCCATCGACTTCACCACAGATACCGTGTTCCATGCTACGCCCCTGCATCCTTTTTATAGTACCGAGGCTGGACGCGGGGTAAGTGTGGCCTATTTCAACAACACGAAACTGGAAGGTGATCCTGTGCTGACCCGTACAGAAAAAGATATTGATTGCTTTTATTCGGAAGGCACCAGTCCCGCACCTGCTATAAAGCCCGCTCATTTTTCCGCCCGTTATACCACCTATCTCACCGCCCCACGCACGGGGTCGCTCACACTGGAAATAGAGGGTGATGACGGTTTCCGCTTTTATGCGGATGATAAATTACTGATTGACGCCTGGCAGTATAAGAAAGGCGCTTCCACCACCACTCTTTCCCTGCAGCAGGGGCAGCGCATCAGGCTGGTACTGGAATACTGGCAGGGCGAAGGCAATGCACAGCTGCGGCTGCGCACCGGGCAGCGCGGACCTGTTGACCGCAAAGCATTACTGGAAAAATTAAAAGACGTGGACGCCATCATTTTTGCGGGGGGCATCAGCCCCGAGCTGGAAGGCGAGGAAATGCCCGTGCAGGTACCGGGTTTTAAAGGCGGAGACCGCACCAGCATTCAGCTACCCGCTGTACAGACCAGCCTGCTGAAAACCCTGCAAAGCACCGGCAAGCGGGTTGTATTTGTACTGATGACCGGCAGCGCTATCGCCCTGCCCTGGGAGCAGGAGCAGCTGCCTGCCATCCTCAATGCCTGGTACGGCGGACAAAGCGCCGGTACCGCTATTGCCGATGTATTGTTTGGCGATTACAATCCCGCCGGCCGCCTGCCGGTGACCTTTTATAAAAGCGATGCCGACCTGCCTGATTTCAACAGCTATGATATGAAAGGCCGCACCTACCGGTATTTCAGCGGTACGCCGCTCTATCCCTTTGGCTATGGCCTCAGCTATACCAGCTTCCGCTATGATATGCTGAAGCTGCCGGCAACCATAAAAGCCGGGCAGCCGGTGACCATCGAAGTGCGTGTGACCAATACCGGTAAAACGGCCGGAGAAGAAGTAACGCAATTGTATCTTTCTTACCCAAAAGATCAACAGCCCGCCCCGTTGCGTGCCCTGAAAGGATTTCAGCGACTGGCCCTGCAACCCGGGGAAAGCAGGACCCTGCAATTTGTCTTATCGCCGGAAGCCCTTTCTCTGGTAAATGCCAACGGGCAGCTATTCCAGCCCAAAGGCGGTTTACAGATCAGCGTTGGCGGCGGTCAGCCAGGTATGCAACTACCCGGCTCCGGCAATGTATTAACGAAAGCACTGATAGTGAAATAA
- a CDS encoding alpha/beta hydrolase-fold protein, translating to MKKRLRIAVLLLTGIVFFGTNQAQEEIIIGKKYTMRSAVLGEDRAYWVALPADYSNSKYLPQQYPVVYLLDGDANFNSFTSLQQSLAKGPYAMIPQMIVVGVLNTDRTRDMTPTPAGRTAFYDKQQTMFRNSGGNASFIRFLEKELRPRIDSQFRTNGFNTLVGHSFGGLTAVNILLNHTPLFNSYIIIDPSLWWDNEVILRQADSLLPKKDFARRNIYVAHAWKEIVPQDTTTDHQRAIRYFGDLLERTQPKGLRWHWQYYPNEDHGTITIPAAYDALKFIYKGQQVHVKQAVDDPDLVVRHYANLSKQLGITVQPSEPYLDWMGNYCLTVNRPEPAIRFYQQSVAIYPRSKNTCLQLAKAWRQKGDTTLAAQWERRAEKL from the coding sequence ATGAAGAAAAGGCTCCGGATAGCGGTCCTGTTACTGACCGGGATAGTATTTTTTGGGACGAACCAGGCACAGGAAGAGATTATCATTGGAAAGAAATATACCATGCGGTCTGCCGTGCTGGGCGAGGACCGTGCTTACTGGGTAGCCTTACCCGCAGATTACAGCAACAGCAAATACCTGCCCCAGCAATATCCTGTAGTCTACCTGCTGGACGGCGATGCCAATTTCAACAGCTTTACCAGCCTGCAGCAATCCCTGGCAAAGGGCCCCTATGCCATGATCCCGCAAATGATTGTAGTGGGCGTGCTGAATACGGACCGTACGCGGGATATGACGCCTACGCCTGCCGGTCGCACCGCATTTTACGATAAGCAGCAGACCATGTTCAGGAACAGCGGCGGCAATGCCAGTTTTATCAGGTTCCTGGAAAAGGAACTGCGGCCCCGGATCGACAGCCAGTTCCGGACCAATGGCTTCAATACCCTGGTGGGGCATTCTTTTGGCGGCCTCACCGCTGTGAATATCCTGCTGAACCATACCCCCCTTTTCAATAGTTATATCATTATTGATCCCAGTCTCTGGTGGGACAATGAAGTGATCCTGCGCCAGGCGGACAGCCTGCTGCCGAAAAAGGACTTTGCCCGGCGGAATATCTATGTGGCCCATGCCTGGAAGGAAATTGTACCGCAGGATACCACTACAGACCACCAGCGGGCTATCCGGTATTTCGGGGACCTGCTGGAACGCACACAGCCTAAGGGCCTGCGCTGGCACTGGCAATACTATCCCAACGAGGATCATGGCACCATTACTATTCCGGCAGCCTATGATGCGCTGAAATTTATTTACAAAGGCCAGCAGGTGCATGTGAAGCAGGCCGTGGATGACCCGGACCTGGTGGTGCGGCATTATGCCAACCTTTCCAAACAGCTGGGCATTACGGTGCAGCCCTCTGAACCTTACCTGGACTGGATGGGCAATTACTGCCTGACCGTCAACCGGCCGGAGCCTGCTATCCGGTTCTACCAGCAGTCGGTTGCTATTTATCCGCGCAGTAAGAACACCTGCCTGCAACTGGCCAAAGCCTGGCGTCAAAAAGGCGATACTACCCTTGCGGCGCAATGGGAGCGCAGGGCGGAGAAATTATAG